The Accipiter gentilis chromosome 4, bAccGen1.1, whole genome shotgun sequence region gcctgcgccctccccgccccggcccccctcaCCTACACCCAGGCGCTGGCTCAGGCCGTCGACTCCTTCAACCAGCGCCCCGAGGTGCAGAACGTCTTCAGGATGCTCAGCGCCGACCCTGAGCCCACCCCGGTGAGTGCTGCCCACCCgtgacccccaccccaccccactcgTGTCCCCCACCCACCCATTCGTGATCCCGCAGGGTGTCGACCTGGGCACGCTGCGGGGACTCAACTTCACCATAATGGAGACGGAGTGCGTCTCGGGCGCCCGGGTGAACCCCGATGACTGCGACTTCAAGGAGAAcggggtgaggatgaggatggagccgggggggaggaagaaaagacaccAAGGGTCCCGGGTGTCCTCAGCTGGCGTGACGCTGGGTGTCGTGTCTGTCGTCCCCCCCAGGTCATCAAGGAGTGCACGGGGCCGGTGCTGTTCCTGCAGAGCTCCCCCGAAATCGACCTGCGCTGCACCGATGCCTCCTCCGACGTGAGTGGGAAAAAGGGGGGATCAGCACCCACCCGTGACACCCGCTGACCGTGGATGGGAGCACCCACGGGTGGGGTGTTGGCATCCTTCCTCCTGCCCCGTGTCTTGGGGTCTGCTGCCTTCAAAAGGGATCCCCTCCCCCCGCCGTGGCTCAATCCTGCCACGGTGTCTCCAGCCTGAGGGTGGTGgagagtgggatggggagggggggtgtgggggggtcctgggtgtgGGGTCCTGCGTGCGGGGTCCTGGGAGGGTCCTGGGAGCCGGGACCAGGGTGTGAGGTCCCAGGTATGGGGTCCCTGGTGTGGGTTCTGCGTGTGGAGACCTGGGTGCAGGGTCCCAGGTGTGGGGTCCCTTGGGTAGGTTCTTCAGTGGGGTTCCAAGTGTGGGGACCTGGGTGGGTTCCTCGGTGGGGTCCCTGGGTAGGTTCCCTGGTAGGTTCCCAAGTGCGCGGTCCCTGGGTGGGTTCCTCGGTGGGGTCCCGGGTGTGGGGTCCCTGGGTGGGTTCCTCAGTGGGGTTCCAAG contains the following coding sequences:
- the LOC126037741 gene encoding cathelicidin-2-like — protein: MPSSWALVLVVLGGACALPAPAPLTYTQALAQAVDSFNQRPEVQNVFRMLSADPEPTPGVDLGTLRGLNFTIMETECVSGARVNPDDCDFKENGVIKECTGPVLFLQSSPEIDLRCTDASSDPVLIQRGRFGRFLSRIRRVRPRINFDIRARGSIHLG